In the Oscillospiraceae bacterium genome, one interval contains:
- the rsmB gene encoding 16S rRNA (cytosine(967)-C(5))-methyltransferase RsmB: MERRKTALLILSEYEEQKTFLNLALKNGLSKLGEGRAFVTELVYGVVRYRRFLDEIINRFSTTKVKKLSTPVKNILRMGFYQYHFMDKVPDFAIVNESVKLTAKFAYKSKGLVNAVLRKGLTDAPKDISVAVKESFSDEVYELLHLQYGDQTEQLLSDLNQKVPLALRYNHQRFSSVEEAKTQLDDCERYGDVLLPQKVDNLSMLIENGDFSVQSVSSQWAVRVLDPKKGERILDCCAAPGGKTAYIGELMQNEGELVATELYPHRCELIEKNLSRCGITIATVEEGDASCKTFSEKFDRILADVPCSGLGVIGGKPDIKWRDFGFSDLVALQKQILNNMANALKQGGVMVYSTCTVNRDENERQIEWFLREHPEFSLEPFQMKLGETSYGESGMAQILPNGITIGFFIAKLRKNEIIGCG; this comes from the coding sequence ATGGAACGAAGAAAAACGGCACTTCTTATTTTAAGTGAATATGAAGAGCAGAAAACTTTTTTGAATCTGGCATTAAAAAACGGTCTTTCCAAATTGGGGGAAGGGCGTGCTTTTGTGACGGAATTGGTTTACGGAGTGGTTCGTTACCGCCGTTTTTTGGATGAAATCATCAATCGTTTTTCTACCACAAAAGTGAAAAAACTGAGTACTCCTGTGAAAAATATTTTGCGAATGGGATTTTATCAGTACCATTTTATGGATAAGGTGCCAGATTTTGCCATTGTGAACGAAAGTGTTAAATTAACAGCCAAATTTGCCTATAAATCCAAAGGACTTGTGAATGCAGTTTTAAGAAAAGGGCTGACGGATGCGCCAAAGGATATTTCGGTGGCGGTAAAAGAATCCTTTTCCGATGAGGTGTATGAGTTATTGCATTTGCAATACGGTGATCAAACAGAACAGTTACTTTCTGACCTCAATCAAAAAGTGCCTTTGGCACTCAGATACAATCACCAACGTTTCTCCTCCGTCGAAGAAGCAAAAACACAATTAGACGATTGTGAAAGATATGGTGATGTGCTGTTACCTCAAAAGGTTGATAACCTATCTATGCTGATTGAAAATGGCGATTTCTCCGTACAAAGTGTTTCTTCTCAGTGGGCAGTACGGGTGTTGGACCCCAAAAAGGGAGAACGGATTTTAGACTGTTGTGCCGCACCCGGAGGGAAAACTGCTTATATAGGAGAATTGATGCAAAACGAAGGAGAGCTTGTTGCCACGGAGCTTTATCCTCACCGTTGCGAGCTGATTGAGAAAAACCTGAGCCGATGTGGTATTACGATTGCCACCGTGGAAGAAGGAGATGCTTCCTGCAAAACCTTCTCCGAAAAATTTGACCGCATTTTAGCGGATGTACCCTGTTCAGGACTCGGTGTGATAGGAGGAAAGCCTGATATCAAATGGAGAGATTTCGGTTTTTCAGACCTGGTTGCATTGCAAAAACAAATTTTAAACAATATGGCAAATGCATTAAAGCAGGGTGGAGTGATGGTATATTCCACCTGCACTGTCAATCGGGACGAAAATGAACGCCAAATTGAATGGTTTTTAAGAGAACATCCCGAATTTTCTTTGGAGCCGTTTCAGATGAAGCTTGGCGAAACCTCTTACGGAGAAAGCGGAATGGCGCAGATTTTGCCAAACGGCATTACCATCGGTTTCTTTATTGCAAAGTTGAGAAAGAATGAAATAATAGGATGTGGTTGA
- a CDS encoding ACT domain-containing protein yields MLKNHEYYVVDKLAVPSVLAKTLAVKKILENNPDMKVSDAVKREDLSRSAFYKYKDMIFPYNSLKATRMVTFFMELSDVAGILSQVLKVIASHGANVLTINQNIPMDGKATLSISIDTSGMEKKLEALENKLSTIEDISKFTVIISE; encoded by the coding sequence ATGCTAAAAAATCATGAATACTACGTTGTAGACAAACTTGCCGTACCGTCGGTGTTAGCAAAAACTTTAGCTGTGAAGAAGATTCTGGAAAACAATCCGGATATGAAAGTTTCAGATGCGGTAAAACGGGAGGATTTGTCTCGAAGCGCCTTTTATAAATATAAGGATATGATTTTCCCGTACAATTCCTTAAAGGCAACCCGTATGGTTACCTTTTTTATGGAATTATCCGATGTAGCGGGGATTTTATCCCAGGTGTTGAAGGTTATAGCGAGCCATGGTGCAAACGTGTTAACCATCAACCAGAACATTCCTATGGACGGAAAGGCAACTCTTTCTATTTCCATAGATACCTCCGGAATGGAGAAAAAACTGGAAGCTTTGGAAAATAAGCTTTCTACCATAGAAGACATCAGTAAATTTACTGTAATTATCAGTGAATAG